TATTCTCCTCGACCAGGATCGTATTGGCTAAAGTTACCCCCTGGAATAACAGGACCGCTACCAAAACCGTGAATATGTTTTTCATCTTGCACTCTCCTTGCGGTAATTATATCACGCCCGCCGACTCTTTCAGGTCGACAATGCGAAGCTGGGCCGTTTCAAAACCGTTCCACTCGTTGCTCTCCAGGTTAAAAGCAAGGTCGTAGCGCCTGGAATAGTCAAGCAGTTCGGCCAGCTTCCCCAGGCCAAAGCCGATCGCCTCGATCTCGGCCCCACCGCGATTAAATTTAATCTTAAGATGCTGGCCCTCTCCTCCCAGCGTCCGAAAACTTGAAACCGCCAGGTCTCTCATCATCAAGACCGGGACTGGATTCCCCGCGCCAAAAGGGGCAAGCCTGGCAACCTCTTTAACCATGGCCAGAGAAAGCTCGTTGATCGAAACTTCCGCATCGATCGACAAAGCCGGGACCAGCTCCTCATCCGTTATTCCCCGGTCAGTTTCTTCAATAAACCGCCGCTCAAAAAGCGGGATATTTTCCTCCGCTATTTTGAAGCCGGCCGCGCCGGGATGCCCCCCAAAATCAATGAACAGGTCGCGGCATTCCGCTAAATAATTAAAAATGTTCAGCTTGCCGATCGACCTGGCCGATCCCCGGCCAAATCCGTCGCTTACCCCGATCAAAACTGCCGGCCGGTTACAGGTTTCGGCTACCTGCGACGCGACAATCCCAATAACCCCTGGGCTCCAGTCCGCGCCGGACATAACGATCGCTTTCCCCTTTTGTCCAGCCGATAAGCGGGAGAAAACTTCTTCCTTGATCCGCGAACCGGTCTCCTTCCGCCTGGAATTGATCTGGTCAATTTCCTTCGCCAACCTGCCGGCATCCCCGGGGTCGTCGGTCAACAGCAGGTCGACCGATCTTCCGGCATGCTCCAGTCGCCCGGCCGCGTTGAGCCGCGGAGCCAGGCCAAAGTAAACCTGATCGGCACCGATCACTCCTTTTAAACCGGCCGCTTCGGCCAACTCTTTTATCCCTAAACGCTGGCGCTTATTTAAAATGTTCAGCCCGGTAGCGGACAGAATTCTGTTCTCACCGGTCAAAGGGACAACATCAGCCAATGTGCCCAAAGCGGCCAGATCAAGCAGAGAGGTCAAAAACACACTATCCTTCAGCCCGGCCGTTCTAAGCAATCCCCAGGCAAATTTAAAGGCGACACCGGCGCCGGCCAATTCTCTTGACGGGTGCCCCTGGGAAAGCATTTTGGGATTGACGACCGCGTCCGCCCCTGGAAGCTCCGCGGGAAGGTTATGATGGTCGGTCACTACCACAGCCATCCCCAGCTCCTTAGCGGCCGCAACCTCATGGATGTTGGAAATGCCGCAATCGACGGTAATGACCAGCCTGGTCCCATCGGCCGCCAGCTTCCTTAGCGCCTCGACCGATAAACCATACCCTTCACCATACCGGTGAGGAATATAATAAGCGGACGGAATGCCAAGTGTTTTCAGGGCTTGAGAAACGATCGCGGTCCCGGTCACTCCGTCAACATCATAGTCGCCAAAAACCGCGACTTTTTCTCCTCTTTGTTTGGCCAAAATAAGCCGCTGGGCCCCCTCTTTTAAGTTGGGGATCTCGAACGGGTCCCGCAAAAAAGATATTTTTGGAGCTAAAAAAGCAGCCGCGCCCGTTGGATCAGTTTCCCCTCGGACCAAAAGCAAAGAACCAAGCAGCTTACTTATGCCAAGCCGCGCGGCCAAAGCATCTCTTTTCGTTTCATCGATCGTATTAAAGATCCATTGTTTCATGATTTTGGAGTATAACTTAATTCCCCGTTAAAAAGCAAAGAGCCCCCTGATTGATCAGGGGGCTCTATAATACTACCTAATTCAAATATTAATATTGCGAATAGTCTGTGCTATTAATGTAAGCGCGACCATTTGATGAGTCGTATTTCCATCCAGTTCCCGCTGTGGTCGGCTCGCCTGTCCCAACTTCAACCGCCCGGCTGCCAGATATCGGCTCGGTTGGAACCTGACCATCGGCAAACATGCCGGCTTCAATGGTGGACGGGAGAAGAGGGGAAACATCATTAGCCGCGTTCTCGGCATACTTAATGGCCACCGCCGCGCGGATCGCGCCAAGTGAACCGCGAGAAGCCGCAAGCTTAGCTTGATCGGACAAATTGACAAACCTTGGCAGTGCTGTCGCCGCTAAAATACCAAGGATAACAATCACCATGATTAATTCGATAAGTGTAAAACCTTTTCTCATTATAATATTCACCCCCTTGTTTCTATATTTTTTTAAGGCTCAGCGCCCTAATCCTATCTTGCACCGGAGGAATAGACCAAATAAAATATATATCCGGCCGCAATAATAAGCAAGGCCCCTACCAGTTTCCGCATCCCCAGAACAATGCCATCGACCGGCATGACCACCGTATCAAGAATTTGGCAAAGACGAGTCAGGGTCCCTGGCAGGAAGATCATAAGGAAACAAATAAAGAGTAGAAAAACCCCGGGGACATAAAAGAAAATTAAATCAGGGTAAATAACCGCTTCAGCAAGCAAAACTATCGCTAAGATCAGCAACAATAAACCGCATATGATCCTATATTGAATAGCTTTTTCATCCAAATTTACTACCGGTCGATCAAGCTGTTCGATCAATTTTAAAAACCAACCATTCCACAACAACAAAATACCAAACACTAAACCGATAATACTTACTCCAAGTAGCCAGACCTTTCATTTCCCTCCTAAAACGCAATATTCCTGAAACTCATTCCTGATCGCTGGTGCGGTAATTATATTCTCCCAAAAGGTTTTGTCAATATACTATTTTGTCCTAGAATGACTTCGTGATCCTGACGATATCCCACATCGGCAAAAATATCCCCAGCGCGAAGATCAGCAATAAACCGGCCAGCCCGAAGATCAGGATCGGCTCCAGCAAGGGGGTCAGATTCGTGATCGTATAATTAACTTCGCGGTCAAAATAATCGGCCATTTTGTTCAGCATCTTTTCCAGGGTCCCTGATTTTTCCCCGATCGCGATCATTGAGGTGACGATCGGCGGAAAAAGATGGCTGTTCTTCATCGGTTCGGTCAGGCTCTTCCCCTGATTTACCTGATCCCGAACTTCCATGATCACTTTTGTAATAACAACATTGCCGACCGTCGCAGCCACGATCGCCAAACCCTCAAGGATCGGGACTCCCGCCGCCAGCATCGCCGAAAATGTCCGGGCAAAGCGTGAAAGATATATTTTAATGAACAGCGGACCAAAAACCGGAACGGTCAGCATGAGCTTATCCCATTGATACCGCCCTTTTTCGGTCGCTAAAATCCGGTTAAAGCCAAACGACGCGAGGATCACGCCGATCATTACAAAAGGCCAGTACGCCATAATAAACTTGTTTGATAACACCAATAACTTGGTTGCCCAGGGAAGCTCAAGCTTAAAAGAAGCGAAAAAATCGGCAAACTTAGGAATGATCCCCACGTTGATCACGACAAAGGCGACCGATAACGTTATGAGCACGATCAACGGATAGCGGGTTGCCGCCTTGATCTTGTCCAGCGTTTCAGCGTCTTTTTCCAAGAGATTGGAGATCCGGTCAAGCACATCTGGCAAAATACCGGCCCTCTCTCCAGCTCTGACCATGTTGATCATTAACGGGGAAAAAACGCCTTTATCCCTGGCCAGTGCTTCGGAAAATGTGTCTCCCCCCTCAATTTGCTTGCGGACCCGCTGCAGCGCCAGCTTGAGCTTGGGCCGGACGATCTGTTCTGACACCGCCTCCAACCCTTCGAGCAAAGGAATGCCGGCATCAATAACCGAGGCAAGCTGCCTGGTCAGGGCGATCATGTCATCGGTCCTGATCTTCTGAAAAGAGGAGAACAACGTTTCTATTTGAGCGCCAAGATCAACGGCATGGGGGTCAATAATACTGATCGGCGTCAGCCCCTGGCCTTCAAGCAGCCGGGCCGCTTGTTTCTCGTTCTCGGCCGAGATCTGCCCCGCAACCTGGACCCCTAAATGGTCGCGCGCGCTATATCTATAATCAATCAAGCTGGGTTACCCTCAAGACCTCGTCAACCGTGGTTTTACCGGCGATCGCTTTTTCCATTCCGTCATCGCGCAAGGTTCTCATCCCCCCTTCGATCGCCGCTTTTTTCATCTCGTGGGTAGCTGCTTTGGCAATAACAAGGTCTTTGATCTTGTCGTTCATGGTCAAGATCTCGTAAATGCCGAAACGCCCTTCATAACCGGTAGTGTGGCACGACTTACATCCCTTGCCATGGTAAAAAGAAA
This DNA window, taken from Candidatus Margulisiibacteriota bacterium, encodes the following:
- a CDS encoding type II secretion system GspH family protein; protein product: MRKGFTLIELIMVIVILGILAATALPRFVNLSDQAKLAASRGSLGAIRAAVAIKYAENAANDVSPLLPSTIEAGMFADGQVPTEPISGSRAVEVGTGEPTTAGTGWKYDSSNGRAYINSTDYSQY
- the recJ gene encoding single-stranded-DNA-specific exonuclease RecJ, translating into MKQWIFNTIDETKRDALAARLGISKLLGSLLLVRGETDPTGAAAFLAPKISFLRDPFEIPNLKEGAQRLILAKQRGEKVAVFGDYDVDGVTGTAIVSQALKTLGIPSAYYIPHRYGEGYGLSVEALRKLAADGTRLVITVDCGISNIHEVAAAKELGMAVVVTDHHNLPAELPGADAVVNPKMLSQGHPSRELAGAGVAFKFAWGLLRTAGLKDSVFLTSLLDLAALGTLADVVPLTGENRILSATGLNILNKRQRLGIKELAEAAGLKGVIGADQVYFGLAPRLNAAGRLEHAGRSVDLLLTDDPGDAGRLAKEIDQINSRRKETGSRIKEEVFSRLSAGQKGKAIVMSGADWSPGVIGIVASQVAETCNRPAVLIGVSDGFGRGSARSIGKLNIFNYLAECRDLFIDFGGHPGAAGFKIAEENIPLFERRFIEETDRGITDEELVPALSIDAEVSINELSLAMVKEVARLAPFGAGNPVPVLMMRDLAVSSFRTLGGEGQHLKIKFNRGGAEIEAIGFGLGKLAELLDYSRRYDLAFNLESNEWNGFETAQLRIVDLKESAGVI
- a CDS encoding type II secretion system F family protein, coding for MIDYRYSARDHLGVQVAGQISAENEKQAARLLEGQGLTPISIIDPHAVDLGAQIETLFSSFQKIRTDDMIALTRQLASVIDAGIPLLEGLEAVSEQIVRPKLKLALQRVRKQIEGGDTFSEALARDKGVFSPLMINMVRAGERAGILPDVLDRISNLLEKDAETLDKIKAATRYPLIVLITLSVAFVVINVGIIPKFADFFASFKLELPWATKLLVLSNKFIMAYWPFVMIGVILASFGFNRILATEKGRYQWDKLMLTVPVFGPLFIKIYLSRFARTFSAMLAAGVPILEGLAIVAATVGNVVITKVIMEVRDQVNQGKSLTEPMKNSHLFPPIVTSMIAIGEKSGTLEKMLNKMADYFDREVNYTITNLTPLLEPILIFGLAGLLLIFALGIFLPMWDIVRITKSF